The Chitinivibrionia bacterium genome has a window encoding:
- a CDS encoding pseudouridine synthase: MSKLILLNKPYMVLSKFTDNEGRKTLADFVKIPDIYPCGRLDYDSEGLILLTDCGKLQNYISSPKFKQPKTYWAQVEGEITDEAIKKLNKGVILKDGMTLPAIARKIEEPPNLWERNPPIRFRKNIPDTWLELTIREGRNRQVRRMTAAVGFGTLRLIRKSIGEWSIDGLGVGEWREVKV, from the coding sequence ATGTCAAAGTTGATTTTGCTGAACAAGCCGTATATGGTACTTTCTAAATTCACCGATAACGAGGGGCGAAAAACGCTTGCCGATTTCGTGAAAATCCCCGATATTTATCCTTGTGGTCGGCTTGATTACGATAGCGAGGGGCTTATTTTGCTCACCGATTGCGGCAAATTGCAAAATTATATTTCCTCGCCGAAATTTAAGCAACCTAAAACGTATTGGGCGCAAGTCGAGGGCGAAATTACCGACGAAGCGATTAAAAAATTGAACAAAGGAGTGATTCTTAAAGACGGAATGACTTTGCCCGCCATTGCAAGAAAAATAGAGGAGCCGCCCAATCTTTGGGAGAGAAATCCGCCGATTCGTTTCCGCAAAAATATTCCCGACACTTGGCTTGAACTGACAATCCGCGAGGGCAGAAACCGTCAAGTTCGCCGAATGACTGCGGCGGTTGGTTTTGGGACTTTGCGGCTTATCAGAAAGTCGATTGGGGAGTGGAGTATTGACGGGCTTGGGGTTGGAGAGTGGCGGGAGGTTAAAGTTTGA
- a CDS encoding glycosyltransferase family 4 protein, with product MNILIFNWRDIKHPRAGGAEVHLHGIFEPIAAAGNNVFVVSSKFDGGLARENVNGLEIIRVGTEATYPLLVWKNFRKWEKEFVPDVIYEDFNKLPLFTPILTKKPRLIQMHHLWLTSIFREASVPAASIVWLGEQTLRFFYRKEQFAIVSNSAKKELKSYGIKDEQIHVIHNGRNDKFYVPIGDRAKDFSPLDKPAKCRGEKSFALNDAPYLLYIGRLQKYKGVLDICAAFGKISAKFPDLTLKIAGSGPFRPKLEKWIKKRKLGDKITLLGFISQEEKLRLLQHAFLLVQPSYKEGWGLTVIEANACGVPVVANNAPGLCDSVQDGKTGLLYKFGDVNDAAAKISELLETPEKYAEISANCRTWAENFKWENTSAETFELLKKVIKCQS from the coding sequence GTGAACATACTGATTTTCAACTGGCGCGACATAAAACACCCGCGGGCGGGTGGCGCGGAAGTTCATTTGCACGGCATTTTTGAGCCGATAGCGGCGGCGGGCAACAATGTTTTTGTTGTTTCGTCAAAATTTGACGGCGGTTTGGCGCGCGAAAACGTAAACGGTTTAGAAATTATTCGCGTAGGAACAGAGGCGACATATCCGCTTTTGGTTTGGAAAAATTTCAGAAAGTGGGAAAAAGAATTCGTCCCCGACGTTATTTACGAGGATTTCAACAAACTGCCGCTTTTTACGCCGATTTTAACAAAAAAACCGCGCTTAATTCAAATGCACCATCTTTGGCTGACTTCAATTTTCCGCGAAGCCTCTGTTCCTGCGGCAAGTATCGTGTGGCTCGGCGAACAGACGCTTCGATTTTTTTACAGAAAAGAGCAATTTGCAATCGTAAGCAATTCGGCAAAAAAAGAACTGAAATCATACGGAATAAAAGACGAACAAATCCACGTAATTCACAACGGAAGAAACGACAAATTTTACGTCCCAATTGGAGATAGGGCGAAAGATTTTTCGCCCCTAGATAAACCAGCAAAATGTAGGGGCGAAAAATCTTTCGCCCTAAATGACGCCCCATATCTACTTTATATAGGACGTCTGCAAAAATACAAAGGCGTTTTGGATATTTGCGCCGCCTTTGGAAAAATATCGGCAAAATTTCCCGACTTAACCCTGAAAATTGCAGGAAGCGGACCTTTTCGTCCGAAATTAGAAAAATGGATAAAAAAACGCAAACTCGGCGATAAAATCACCCTCTTGGGATTTATTTCACAAGAAGAAAAACTGCGCCTTTTGCAACACGCTTTTTTGCTTGTTCAGCCGAGCTACAAAGAGGGCTGGGGGCTTACCGTTATCGAAGCAAACGCCTGCGGAGTTCCCGTTGTGGCAAATAACGCACCCGGACTTTGCGACAGCGTTCAAGACGGAAAAACAGGGCTTTTATACAAATTCGGCGATGTAAACGACGCGGCGGCAAAGATAAGCGAACTCTTAGAAACTCCCGAAAAATACGCCGAAATTTCTGCGAATTGTCGAACTTGGGCTGAAAATTTCAAGTGGGAAAACACCTCTGCCGAGACCTTTGAACTCTTAAAAAAAGTGATAAAATGTCAAAGTTGA